A window of Streptomyces gilvosporeus contains these coding sequences:
- a CDS encoding amidohydrolase family protein — protein MTDRYTVISADCHAGADLLDYKPYLESRHHDAFDAWAATYVNPHEDLLADTADRNWNSQRRLAEQEADGIVAEVVFPNTIPPFFPSASLMAPAPATREEFERRWAGLRAHNRWLADFCAQAPGRRAGVAQILLNDVDEAVREVRRIKEAGLTGGILLPGTPPGSGLPELHSEVYDPLWAACADLDVPVNHHGGSASPPLGEEPAARAVFMVETTWFSHRALWHLVFGGAFRRHPGLRLVLTEQGSGWIPGVLDMLDYYHDRLVASATRAATAEARFGAGLAATMGERPAAIWRDHCYVGASFMRPHEVPLRHRIGLDKIMWGSDYPHDEGTAPYSREALRLAYAALPTDEVAALLGGNAARVYGFDLDRLAPIAARVGPTAAEIAEPLEKIPADATSPAFAPGGSVRVW, from the coding sequence ATGACCGACCGCTACACCGTCATCTCCGCCGACTGCCACGCCGGCGCCGACCTCCTCGACTACAAGCCGTACCTGGAATCCCGCCACCACGACGCCTTCGACGCCTGGGCCGCCACCTACGTCAATCCGCACGAGGACCTCCTCGCCGACACCGCCGACCGCAACTGGAACTCGCAGCGCCGGCTGGCCGAGCAGGAGGCGGACGGCATCGTCGCCGAGGTCGTCTTCCCCAACACCATCCCGCCGTTCTTCCCCAGCGCGTCCCTGATGGCCCCGGCCCCCGCCACCCGCGAGGAGTTCGAACGGCGCTGGGCGGGCCTGCGCGCCCACAACCGCTGGCTCGCCGACTTCTGCGCCCAGGCCCCGGGCCGCCGGGCGGGCGTCGCGCAGATCCTCCTCAACGACGTGGACGAGGCCGTACGGGAGGTGCGCCGCATCAAGGAAGCGGGCCTGACCGGCGGCATCCTGCTGCCCGGCACCCCGCCCGGCTCGGGCCTGCCCGAACTCCACAGCGAGGTCTACGACCCCCTCTGGGCTGCCTGCGCCGACCTGGACGTCCCGGTCAACCACCACGGCGGCTCGGCCTCCCCGCCGCTGGGCGAGGAACCCGCCGCCCGGGCCGTCTTCATGGTCGAGACGACCTGGTTCTCCCACCGCGCCCTGTGGCATCTGGTCTTCGGCGGCGCCTTCCGCCGCCATCCCGGCCTCCGGCTCGTCCTCACCGAACAGGGCTCCGGCTGGATCCCGGGCGTTCTGGACATGCTGGACTACTACCACGACCGCCTGGTGGCGTCCGCGACCCGCGCGGCCACCGCCGAGGCCCGGTTCGGCGCCGGTCTGGCCGCGACCATGGGCGAGCGCCCGGCCGCCATCTGGCGCGACCACTGCTACGTCGGTGCCAGCTTCATGCGCCCGCACGAGGTCCCGCTGCGCCACCGCATCGGCCTCGACAAGATCATGTGGGGCAGCGACTACCCGCACGACGAGGGCACCGCCCCCTACTCCCGCGAGGCGCTGCGCCTGGCCTACGCCGCTCTGCCGACCGACGAGGTCGCCGCCCTGCTCGGCGGCAACGCGGCCCGTGTCTACGGCTTCGACCTCGACCGCCTGGCCCCGATCGCGGCCCGCGTCGGCCCGACGGCCGCCGAGATCGCCGAGCCGCTGGAGAAGATCCCCGCGGACGCCACGAGCCCGGCGTTCGCACCGGGCGGGTCGGTACGGGTGTGGTGA
- a CDS encoding acetoacetate decarboxylase family protein: MARIRYAARTEAEIAAARTASGQLPDIWSTGVVAVWETDPDAVAAVLPPPLEPTARPLVRANISKVDLPGYPLGAGSVAVAAEHGGVEGWYPLVMPMTHERALIGGREVFGEPKKLGEVEVERDGLAVRAALARHGIAFVEVRGAVSGPLPLPEPAQKTDFYFKFLPAVDGSGFDADPVLVHCVRNEKVRKLEQITGDVVLRESMYDPIADLPVRTVVGITIGEKTTDQKGRVVERVSAQALMPYIHQRYDDPQQILDGPPEGSA, encoded by the coding sequence ATGGCACGCATCCGCTACGCCGCGCGCACCGAGGCGGAGATCGCCGCCGCGCGCACCGCGAGCGGCCAGCTTCCCGACATCTGGTCCACCGGCGTGGTGGCCGTCTGGGAGACCGATCCGGACGCGGTCGCGGCCGTCCTGCCGCCGCCGCTCGAACCCACCGCCCGCCCCCTGGTCCGGGCCAACATCAGCAAGGTCGACCTGCCCGGCTACCCCCTGGGCGCGGGCTCGGTCGCCGTCGCCGCCGAGCACGGCGGCGTCGAGGGCTGGTATCCGCTCGTGATGCCGATGACCCACGAGCGGGCCCTGATCGGCGGCCGCGAGGTCTTCGGCGAGCCGAAGAAGCTCGGCGAGGTGGAGGTGGAGCGCGACGGGCTCGCGGTGCGGGCGGCGCTCGCGCGGCACGGCATCGCCTTTGTGGAGGTGCGCGGTGCCGTCAGCGGCCCGCTGCCGCTGCCCGAGCCCGCGCAGAAGACCGACTTCTACTTCAAGTTCCTGCCTGCGGTGGACGGTTCGGGTTTCGACGCGGATCCGGTCCTGGTGCACTGCGTGCGCAACGAGAAGGTCCGCAAGCTGGAGCAGATCACCGGCGACGTGGTGCTGCGCGAGTCCATGTACGACCCGATCGCCGACCTGCCCGTCCGTACCGTCGTCGGGATCACCATCGGCGAGAAGACCACCGACCAGAAGGGCAGGGTCGTCGAACGGGTCAGCGCGCAGGCGCTCATGCCCTACATCCACCAGCGCTACGACGACCCGCAGCAGATCCTCGACGGGCCGCCCGAGGGGAGCGCCTGA
- a CDS encoding TetR/AcrR family transcriptional regulator, which translates to MTRTALTGEEVLTAAARLVRAHGPGALTMRRLATELGTAVTSIYWHVGNRESLLDALVARTVQEMGAIRPVGATPHARIVSVARALRTALRERPHLIAMVHERGLTERMFWPAQQALVHEAHAAGLRGELAAEAVRAVQFQVVGYVLTERNRERSPQQRPSEGELWDAPGAGDDPALARALAAPADTERLFQVSLDALVGSLLAPGDDVVKAP; encoded by the coding sequence ATGACACGTACCGCGCTGACCGGCGAAGAGGTGCTGACGGCGGCCGCCCGGCTGGTGCGGGCGCACGGCCCCGGGGCGCTGACGATGCGCCGGCTCGCCACGGAGCTGGGCACCGCCGTCACCTCCATCTACTGGCACGTCGGCAACCGCGAGTCGCTGCTGGACGCCCTGGTGGCCCGCACCGTCCAGGAGATGGGCGCGATCCGCCCGGTGGGCGCGACACCGCACGCCCGGATCGTCTCGGTGGCCCGCGCCCTGCGCACCGCGCTGCGCGAGCGGCCGCATCTGATCGCGATGGTGCACGAACGCGGCCTGACGGAGCGGATGTTCTGGCCCGCGCAGCAGGCGCTGGTCCACGAGGCGCACGCCGCCGGGCTGCGCGGCGAGCTCGCGGCCGAGGCGGTACGGGCGGTGCAGTTCCAGGTGGTCGGCTACGTCCTGACCGAGCGCAACCGGGAGCGGTCACCGCAGCAGCGCCCCAGCGAGGGCGAGCTGTGGGACGCGCCCGGCGCCGGGGACGATCCGGCGCTGGCCCGCGCGCTGGCCGCTCCGGCCGACACCGAACGGCTCTTTCAGGTCTCACTCGATGCGCTGGTGGGCTCGCTGCTGGCACCGGGCGACGATGTGGTGAAAGCCCCATAG
- a CDS encoding lysoplasmalogenase, with product MTARWPRAVGPLLGAFAALAVVHLTALLTGAATLAQLTKPALMPVLAAAVLARGGPPLLVAALLFGCGGDTFLQIGGGTVFLVGMGSFAAGHLCYLVLCARHGTPPGGRARTGALGGGYAVVLAATVALLWPDLPAALRVPVAGYSLLLTAMAFGALRAGPWAAAGGLLFLLSDTLIAGGIAHWPQPPLPQFWIMLTYAAAQAALAEGVLRAAAGGGKPQGTGRPTDRPPTAVTA from the coding sequence GTGACGGCCCGGTGGCCCCGGGCGGTGGGCCCGCTGCTCGGCGCCTTCGCCGCGCTCGCCGTCGTCCATCTCACCGCCCTGCTCACCGGCGCCGCCACCCTCGCCCAGCTCACCAAACCCGCGCTGATGCCGGTGCTCGCGGCCGCCGTCCTGGCCCGCGGGGGACCGCCGCTGCTGGTCGCTGCGCTGCTCTTCGGGTGCGGCGGCGACACCTTCCTCCAGATCGGCGGCGGCACCGTCTTTCTGGTCGGGATGGGCTCGTTCGCCGCGGGCCACCTGTGCTACCTGGTCCTGTGCGCGCGGCACGGCACTCCGCCGGGCGGACGGGCCCGTACGGGGGCCCTCGGCGGCGGCTACGCGGTGGTCCTGGCCGCCACCGTCGCCCTGCTGTGGCCGGACCTCCCGGCCGCCCTGCGCGTCCCGGTGGCCGGCTACAGCCTGCTGCTGACCGCGATGGCCTTCGGGGCGCTGCGGGCGGGGCCCTGGGCGGCGGCCGGCGGGCTGCTCTTCCTGCTCTCCGACACCCTGATCGCTGGCGGCATCGCCCACTGGCCGCAGCCGCCGCTCCCGCAGTTCTGGATCATGCTCACCTACGCGGCGGCGCAGGCCGCGCTGGCCGAGGGCGTGCTCCGCGCGGCCGCGGGAGGCGGGAAGCCGCAGGGGACCGGGCGGCCAACCGACCGGCCCCCCACGGCAGTTACCGCCTGA
- a CDS encoding SDR family NAD(P)-dependent oxidoreductase produces MRLEAGQVAVVTGAAGGIGLALVRRFAASGLKVVLADVEERALEKAAAGLREDGAVVHARVVDVGDRQQVMDLADATYAKFGAVHVLCNNAGVGSGAEGRMWQHEPNDWKWAFEVNVWGVFHGIQAFLPRMIDGGEPGHVVNTSSSDGGIAPLPTASVYAVTKAAVVTMTESLYAHLKAERARVGASVLFPGPHMLRTGLWESHRNRPDRYAKERPRKTPYRSLAQWESAMKEAGREVEFTPVEEVADFVAEGITRDRFWLLPASEHSDQQIKARSTSMLERENPAYLESFILD; encoded by the coding sequence ATGCGGCTCGAAGCCGGACAGGTCGCCGTCGTCACCGGAGCGGCCGGCGGCATCGGGCTCGCCCTGGTGCGCCGGTTCGCGGCGAGCGGCCTGAAGGTCGTGCTCGCGGACGTCGAGGAGCGCGCCCTGGAGAAGGCCGCCGCCGGGCTCCGCGAGGACGGGGCCGTGGTGCACGCGCGCGTGGTCGACGTCGGCGACCGGCAGCAGGTGATGGACCTCGCCGACGCGACGTACGCGAAGTTCGGCGCCGTCCACGTCCTGTGCAACAACGCGGGCGTCGGCTCGGGCGCCGAGGGCCGCATGTGGCAGCACGAACCCAACGACTGGAAGTGGGCCTTCGAGGTCAACGTGTGGGGCGTCTTCCACGGCATCCAGGCGTTCCTGCCCCGCATGATCGATGGCGGCGAGCCGGGCCATGTCGTCAACACGTCCTCCAGCGACGGCGGCATCGCCCCGCTGCCCACCGCCTCCGTGTACGCGGTCACCAAGGCGGCCGTCGTGACGATGACCGAGTCCCTGTACGCGCACCTGAAGGCGGAACGCGCGCGCGTGGGCGCCTCCGTGCTCTTCCCCGGGCCCCACATGCTGCGCACCGGGCTGTGGGAGTCGCACCGCAACCGGCCCGACCGGTACGCCAAGGAGCGGCCCCGTAAGACCCCGTACCGCAGCCTCGCCCAGTGGGAGTCGGCGATGAAGGAGGCGGGCCGGGAGGTCGAGTTCACACCGGTCGAGGAGGTCGCGGACTTCGTGGCGGAGGGGATCACGAGGGACCGCTTCTGGCTGCTGCCCGCGAGCGAGCACAGCGACCAGCAGATCAAGGCCAGGTCCACCTCCATGCTGGAGCGCGAGAACCCGGCGTACCTGGAGAGCTTCATTCTCGACTGA
- a CDS encoding amidohydrolase family protein: MAEQNDPYLIISSDCHAGLPTEEYRPYLDTRFHRAFDDFLGQRDARREAATRLGIRNEGFAARWFRDHEEGLRGGWDPAQRIKELDGDGVAAEVVFPDADAVDSQTAAPFGVGLGLSGDQDPDLGMAGARAHNRWLADFVSAHPERHCGVALLPVTAEPDKVVAEIHRAKESGLGALMIPAMWVDKEPYHDRRYDPVWAAAAECGMPVLTHSGASPRHEYGDHLGIFVSEVTWWPARPLWFLLWSGVFERHPGLTFGVAESGCWWLPNLLWFMDRLYLGAHGGKKLSPFAGLKRPPHEYLDRQIFVCATNTKRRELAQRYEIGVDNILWGSDFPHPEGTWPDTRGWLKKTFHDIPVAETRRMLGESAAEVFGFDTAALAPLARRIGPTPAELGQSADQLPVEATWARSREVGRHWLTDHDFPMLGVTP, encoded by the coding sequence ATGGCTGAGCAGAACGACCCGTACCTGATCATCTCCTCCGACTGCCACGCCGGCCTGCCCACCGAGGAGTACCGGCCCTACCTCGACACCCGCTTCCACCGCGCCTTCGACGACTTCCTGGGCCAGCGCGACGCCCGCCGGGAGGCGGCCACCCGCCTCGGCATCCGTAACGAGGGCTTCGCCGCGAGGTGGTTCCGGGACCACGAGGAGGGCCTGCGCGGCGGCTGGGACCCCGCCCAGCGGATCAAGGAACTCGACGGGGACGGGGTGGCCGCCGAGGTCGTCTTCCCGGACGCCGACGCCGTCGACAGCCAAACGGCCGCCCCCTTCGGCGTGGGCCTGGGCCTGTCCGGCGACCAGGACCCCGACCTGGGCATGGCGGGCGCCCGCGCGCACAACCGCTGGCTCGCCGACTTCGTCTCCGCACACCCCGAACGGCACTGCGGCGTCGCGCTGTTGCCCGTCACCGCCGAACCCGACAAGGTGGTCGCCGAGATCCACCGCGCCAAGGAGTCCGGGCTGGGCGCCCTGATGATCCCCGCCATGTGGGTCGACAAGGAGCCCTACCACGACCGCCGTTACGACCCCGTCTGGGCGGCGGCCGCCGAGTGCGGTATGCCGGTCCTCACCCACTCCGGAGCGTCGCCCCGCCACGAATACGGCGACCACCTGGGCATCTTCGTCTCCGAGGTGACCTGGTGGCCGGCCCGTCCGCTGTGGTTCCTGCTGTGGTCCGGGGTCTTCGAACGCCACCCGGGCCTCACGTTCGGGGTCGCGGAGTCCGGCTGCTGGTGGCTGCCGAATCTGCTGTGGTTCATGGACCGCCTCTACCTGGGCGCGCACGGCGGCAAGAAGCTCTCCCCGTTCGCCGGACTCAAGCGGCCCCCGCACGAGTACCTCGACCGCCAGATCTTCGTCTGCGCCACCAACACCAAACGCCGCGAACTCGCCCAGCGCTACGAGATCGGCGTCGACAACATCCTGTGGGGCAGCGACTTCCCGCACCCCGAGGGCACCTGGCCCGACACCCGCGGCTGGCTGAAGAAGACCTTCCACGACATCCCGGTGGCCGAGACCCGACGGATGCTCGGCGAGTCGGCGGCCGAGGTCTTCGGCTTCGACACCGCCGCACTGGCCCCACTGGCCCGCCGGATCGGCCCCACCCCCGCCGAACTCGGCCAGAGCGCCGACCAGTTGCCCGTCGAGGCCACCTGGGCGCGCTCGCGCGAGGTGGGCCGGCACTGGCTGACCGACCACGACTTCCCGATGCTAGGGGTGACCCCATGA
- a CDS encoding DEDDh family exonuclease, which yields MLEDRMAAAPSITPAIGPQPGPQTPPDAWPEGYPQGYAVVDVETTGLARDDRIISAAVYQLDARGEVQDHWYTLVNPQRDPGPVWIHGLTSEVLAGAPLFPDVVPELSRRLADRVLVAHNAMFDWSMLAREYARARATAPVRQRLCTIALSKELRLPLPNHKLESLAAHYGVVQERAHHALDDARVLAEAFRPSLRRAAREKLRLPLLTCQPLTEWSDSPAARPQSATAYRPTSWRPSRKRPACPYPNPGRYVAGGPLVQGMRVAFSGDTSVDRELLEDRAAEAGLHVATSLSRLTSLLVTNDPDSRTSKTAKAAQFGTVVVDEAAFMQLLQDVRPAPGAGPAASSDAAPASG from the coding sequence ATGCTCGAAGACCGCATGGCAGCAGCGCCCTCGATCACGCCCGCGATCGGGCCGCAGCCGGGCCCGCAGACGCCGCCGGATGCCTGGCCCGAGGGATATCCCCAGGGGTATGCGGTGGTCGACGTGGAGACCACCGGCCTGGCCCGCGACGACCGGATCATCTCCGCCGCGGTGTACCAACTCGACGCCCGCGGCGAGGTCCAGGACCACTGGTACACCCTGGTCAATCCGCAGCGGGACCCGGGCCCGGTGTGGATCCACGGTCTGACGAGCGAGGTGCTGGCCGGGGCGCCGCTCTTCCCGGACGTCGTCCCCGAGCTCTCGCGGCGCCTGGCGGACCGGGTGCTGGTCGCGCACAACGCCATGTTCGACTGGTCGATGCTCGCCCGCGAGTACGCCCGCGCCCGGGCGACCGCCCCGGTGCGCCAGCGGCTGTGCACCATCGCGCTGTCCAAGGAGCTGCGGCTGCCGCTGCCCAACCACAAGCTGGAGTCCCTGGCGGCCCATTACGGCGTCGTCCAGGAACGCGCCCACCACGCCCTGGACGACGCCCGGGTGCTGGCCGAGGCGTTCCGCCCCAGCCTGCGCCGGGCCGCCCGGGAGAAGCTGCGGCTGCCGCTGCTGACCTGCCAGCCGCTGACGGAGTGGTCGGACTCCCCCGCCGCCCGGCCGCAGTCCGCGACGGCGTACCGCCCCACCTCCTGGCGGCCGTCCCGCAAGCGGCCCGCGTGCCCGTATCCCAACCCGGGGCGCTATGTGGCGGGCGGACCGCTCGTCCAGGGCATGCGGGTCGCCTTCTCCGGGGACACCTCCGTCGACCGCGAGCTGCTGGAGGACCGGGCCGCCGAGGCCGGGCTGCACGTCGCCACCAGCCTGTCCCGGCTGACCAGCCTGCTGGTCACCAACGACCCCGACTCCCGCACGTCGAAAACCGCCAAGGCCGCCCAGTTCGGCACGGTCGTCGTCGACGAGGCCGCCTTCATGCAGCTGCTCCAGGACGTCCGGCCGGCGCCGGGAGCGGGCCCGGCGGCCTCCTCGGATGCGGCGCCTGCGTCCGGGTGA
- a CDS encoding SURF1 family protein codes for MYRFLLSRQWVILTLLGLVLIPIMIKLGFWQLHRHEHKVAQNALIAGNLAARPVPVTELTAPGHTVPHDDMWRRVTATGTYDAAHEVVVRQRTAADEQSIGYYVLTPLRLAGGKDVLVNRGWISAGNDLTKFPYVPPTPKGEVTVTGRLMADETTAASGIKNTKGLPARQVMLINSKQMAGRLAQPVLGGYIEQTGPNPPGGKPELVPEPDHDSIGPHMAYAVQWWLFAAGVPVGWVILVRRERRDRAEAAAKEAEAAAEPAETEGAEEAGEPVARTAATVD; via the coding sequence GTGTACCGCTTCCTGTTGTCCCGGCAGTGGGTGATCCTCACCCTCTTGGGCCTCGTGCTGATCCCCATCATGATCAAGCTGGGCTTCTGGCAGCTGCACCGCCATGAGCACAAGGTGGCGCAGAACGCGCTGATCGCCGGCAATCTGGCCGCCCGGCCCGTCCCGGTCACCGAGCTCACCGCCCCCGGGCACACGGTCCCGCACGACGACATGTGGCGCCGGGTCACCGCCACCGGCACCTACGACGCCGCGCACGAGGTCGTGGTCCGCCAGCGCACCGCGGCCGACGAGCAGAGCATCGGCTACTACGTCCTGACCCCGCTCCGGCTCGCCGGCGGCAAGGACGTCCTGGTCAACCGCGGCTGGATCTCGGCGGGCAACGATCTGACGAAGTTCCCGTACGTGCCCCCGACGCCCAAGGGCGAGGTGACCGTCACCGGTCGGCTCATGGCCGATGAGACCACCGCGGCCAGCGGCATCAAGAACACCAAGGGCCTGCCGGCCCGCCAGGTCATGCTGATCAACAGCAAGCAGATGGCCGGGCGGCTGGCGCAGCCGGTGCTCGGCGGCTACATCGAGCAGACCGGCCCGAACCCGCCCGGCGGCAAGCCCGAGCTGGTGCCCGAGCCGGACCACGACAGCATCGGCCCGCATATGGCCTACGCCGTCCAGTGGTGGCTGTTCGCGGCGGGGGTTCCGGTCGGCTGGGTCATCCTCGTACGCCGTGAGCGCCGCGACCGCGCGGAGGCGGCGGCCAAGGAGGCCGAGGCGGCCGCAGAGCCCGCGGAGACCGAAGGGGCCGAGGAGGCCGGGGAGCCCGTAGCCCGGACAGCCGCCACCGTCGACTAA
- a CDS encoding sterol desaturase family protein, giving the protein MPHLPDVVLWSVPAFVLLTVVEMVSYRLHPDEDAEGYEAKDAATSVGMGLGSLVFDALWKIPIVAIYAAVYELTPLRIPVVWWTLPLLLLAQDFFYYWSHRGHHVIRILWACHVVHHSSRKFNLTTALRQPWTTWTVWPFYVPLVAVGVHPAAIAFTSGANLVYQFWVHTERIDKLPRPLEFVFNTPSHHRVHHASQGGYLDRNFGGILIVWDRLFGSFVAETERPVYGLTKNIDTFNPLRVATHEYAAIARDIRAAHSWRERAGRIFRGPGWQPADRSAAQETAAAPVGESVA; this is encoded by the coding sequence ATGCCGCACCTGCCCGATGTCGTGTTGTGGTCCGTACCGGCCTTCGTCCTGCTCACCGTCGTGGAGATGGTGAGCTATCGCCTGCATCCCGACGAGGACGCGGAGGGCTACGAGGCCAAGGACGCGGCCACCAGCGTCGGTATGGGCCTGGGCAGCCTCGTCTTCGACGCGCTGTGGAAGATACCCATCGTCGCGATCTACGCCGCGGTCTACGAACTGACCCCGCTGCGCATCCCGGTGGTGTGGTGGACGCTGCCGCTGCTGCTGCTCGCCCAGGACTTCTTCTACTACTGGTCGCACCGCGGCCACCACGTCATCCGCATCCTGTGGGCCTGCCACGTGGTCCACCACTCCAGCAGGAAGTTCAACCTCACCACCGCGCTGCGCCAGCCCTGGACGACCTGGACGGTCTGGCCGTTCTACGTCCCCCTGGTCGCCGTCGGCGTGCACCCGGCCGCCATCGCCTTCACCTCCGGCGCCAACCTCGTCTACCAGTTCTGGGTGCACACCGAACGGATCGACAAACTGCCCCGCCCGCTCGAGTTCGTGTTCAACACGCCCTCGCACCACCGGGTGCACCACGCCTCGCAGGGCGGCTATCTGGACCGCAACTTCGGCGGGATCCTGATCGTCTGGGACCGGCTCTTCGGCTCGTTCGTCGCGGAGACCGAGCGGCCCGTCTACGGCCTCACCAAGAACATCGACACCTTCAACCCGCTGCGGGTGGCCACCCACGAGTACGCCGCCATCGCCCGCGACATCCGGGCCGCGCACAGCTGGCGCGAGCGGGCCGGGCGGATCTTCCGCGGGCCGGGCTGGCAGCCGGCCGACCGGTCCGCGGCCCAGGAGACCGCCGCCGCCCCGGTGGGGGAGAGCGTCGCGTGA
- a CDS encoding S8 family serine peptidase: protein MAHPRSRRSRLLALPLGLALTASLGFLPGAATAAPKDAAAAPADGPLLSYVVNATPGHTVLGGVEKAISKAGGKVVIAHERIGVIVVHSANPRFAETMRTVPGVQSAGATRTAPLKATGTTDVGKPQKIERLSASQLRAVTAAAKANGQEPLEPLQWDLPAIKADQAAKIDPGSRKVTVGIIDTGVDDTHPDLKANFSAKQSANCVGGVADTSPGSWRPWDPDEDYHGTHVAGTIAAARNGVGVAGVAPGVKISAIKVSEPKTAMFYAESVVCAFVFAADHGIAVTNNSYYVDPWMFNCKDDADQAAIIDAVGRAAKYAQSKGVLNVAAAGNSNLDLAADKLPDATSPDDSTPVTRTVNPKTCWDVPTQLPGTVTVAATGVHNAKSYYSNYGLGQIDVAAPGGDAKQVPELPAKNGNILSTVPGGDWAYLAGTSMATPHVAGVAALLKSTHPASSPQEIQWLLKEQADNPGCPTGDATCTGTKHLNSHFGYGIVDALAAVKK from the coding sequence ATGGCTCATCCCCGTTCCAGACGCTCGCGGCTGCTGGCCCTGCCGCTCGGACTCGCCCTGACGGCGTCTCTCGGCTTCCTTCCGGGCGCGGCCACCGCCGCACCGAAGGACGCCGCCGCGGCCCCGGCCGACGGCCCGCTGCTGTCGTACGTCGTGAACGCCACCCCGGGCCACACCGTGCTCGGCGGCGTGGAGAAGGCGATATCCAAGGCCGGCGGGAAGGTGGTCATCGCCCATGAGCGCATCGGCGTGATCGTCGTCCACTCGGCCAACCCCCGCTTCGCCGAAACGATGCGCACCGTGCCGGGCGTCCAGTCGGCGGGCGCGACCCGTACCGCGCCGCTCAAGGCGACCGGCACCACCGACGTCGGCAAGCCGCAGAAGATCGAACGGCTGTCGGCGTCCCAGCTCAGGGCGGTGACGGCGGCGGCGAAGGCGAACGGCCAGGAGCCGCTCGAACCGCTCCAGTGGGATCTGCCCGCCATCAAGGCCGACCAGGCCGCGAAGATCGACCCCGGCAGCCGCAAGGTCACCGTCGGCATCATCGACACCGGCGTGGACGACACCCACCCGGACCTGAAGGCCAACTTCTCCGCCAAGCAGTCCGCCAACTGCGTGGGCGGCGTGGCCGATACGTCCCCGGGCTCATGGCGCCCCTGGGACCCGGACGAGGACTACCACGGCACCCATGTCGCGGGCACGATCGCCGCGGCCCGCAACGGCGTGGGCGTGGCCGGGGTCGCGCCGGGCGTGAAGATCTCCGCCATCAAGGTCAGCGAGCCCAAGACGGCCATGTTCTACGCCGAGAGCGTGGTGTGCGCCTTCGTCTTCGCGGCCGACCACGGCATCGCGGTCACCAACAACAGCTATTACGTCGACCCGTGGATGTTCAACTGCAAGGATGACGCCGATCAGGCCGCGATCATTGACGCGGTCGGGCGGGCCGCGAAGTACGCCCAGAGCAAGGGCGTCCTCAATGTGGCCGCGGCGGGCAACTCCAATCTGGACCTCGCGGCCGACAAGCTCCCTGACGCCACCAGCCCCGACGACTCCACGCCCGTCACCCGCACCGTCAACCCCAAGACCTGCTGGGACGTGCCCACCCAGCTGCCGGGCACGGTGACCGTCGCGGCGACCGGGGTGCACAACGCCAAGTCGTACTACTCGAACTACGGCCTGGGCCAGATCGATGTGGCGGCGCCCGGCGGCGATGCGAAGCAGGTGCCCGAACTGCCCGCCAAGAACGGCAACATCCTCTCCACCGTGCCGGGTGGCGACTGGGCCTATCTGGCGGGTACGTCCATGGCCACCCCGCATGTCGCCGGTGTGGCGGCGCTGCTGAAGAGCACGCACCCCGCGTCGAGCCCGCAGGAGATCCAGTGGCTGCTCAAGGAGCAGGCGGACAACCCCGGCTGCCCCACGGGTGACGCCACCTGCACCGGCACCAAGCACCTCAACAGCCACTTCGGCTACGGCATCGTCGATGCGCTGGCCGCCGTGAAGAAGTAG
- a CDS encoding DUF485 domain-containing protein, with translation MSAVPTTDTGTHEPPDYRQVQSSAEFAELRRAHRSFAFPLTLGFLLWYLVYVLLSSYAGGFMATPVLGHLNVAFVLGIAQFATTFLIAWWYSRHAAAALDPKAEALKSRLEAGA, from the coding sequence GTGAGCGCCGTACCCACCACCGACACCGGGACGCATGAACCGCCCGACTACCGCCAGGTGCAGTCGAGCGCGGAATTCGCCGAACTGCGCCGCGCCCACCGCTCGTTCGCCTTCCCGCTCACCCTCGGCTTCCTCCTCTGGTACCTGGTGTACGTCCTGCTGTCGAGCTACGCCGGCGGCTTCATGGCCACCCCGGTCCTCGGCCACCTCAACGTCGCCTTCGTCCTGGGCATCGCCCAGTTCGCCACCACCTTCCTGATCGCCTGGTGGTACTCCCGGCACGCCGCCGCCGCGCTCGACCCCAAGGCCGAGGCCCTCAAGTCCCGCCTGGAGGCCGGCGCATGA